A window of Agrobacterium vitis genomic DNA:
GGCGTGGCAATGTTCTGCCGCACAGTCATGTGGGGATAGAGCGCATAGGACTGGAACACCATCGCCAAGTTGCGGTCGCTCGGATCCATGTCGGTCACATCCGAATTGTCGATCAGAACCTGGCCGCGATCAGGTCGCTCCAATCCGGCGATGATCCGCAACAGGGTCGACTTGCCGCAGCCGGACATGCCAACAAGCGACAGAAACTCGCCAGGATGCACATCGAGATCAATATTCTTCAGAATATCGTCAGCCGCGAAGCTTTTTCCAATTCCAGCCAGTTTTAGAGAATGTTGCATCATTATGCGCTCCTTCGACGGAGCGTGTAATGGGGCGGCATTATGACAGCCAAACAACGGATCTGCGAAGGTTTAGTGAAAGATCCAGACGAAGTGATAATAAATATATTTTCGCCCAATGCCTTTTGAAACAGAAGAACAAAAAAGACCATTCGATTTCGAGAGGTCAGAGTTCGAATAAAATTTTAAGTTGTATTCGTCGCTATCATTCAATGCCCCGAACTGTTTTGTTCTTCGCAACTGGTAACGCAGTTTCGCTCCTGTCGGAGCATTTTCATCGAAGCGGAAACCCTCTGGCGATTTAGATTTTGCCTTAAGGAAAAGCGGAACACTGATTTTGCAAAAAACACAAATGACATCGGAGATACAAACGATCTGCCCGGTTCACTTTGAAGCCGACAGACCGTTGGTGTCATGAAAGGTTCATTCAAAGGCCCCAAAACTTCTCAACAAATGACAGATATCAAATGTGAGGATCTGGAATGGCTGAATTAGCATCTTCAAGTTCGCAGATAAACAGCACGAGCCATCCTCTCGATCGACCCCATGGAACAGGCAAGTGGTTCTTACCGGTCTTCGGTGTCGTGCTGTTGCTTGGACTTGGATATATCGCCTATGCGCTTGGTCAGGACCTCACCAGCACTGTCGCGGTTCCGTGGATTTTGCTTGGCCTGGCGCTTATGATCGCGCTTGGGTTTGAGTTCGTCAACGGCTTCCACGATACGGCGAATGCCGTCGCCACCGTGATCTACACACGCTCGATGCCCGCTGAATTCGCGGTCATGTGGTCGGGATTCTTCAATTTCCTAGGCGTTCTGACATCGAGCGGCGCTGTCGCCTTCGGCATTCTTTCCCTTCTTCCGGTGGAACTGATCCTTCAGGTTGGCTCAGGCTCCGGCCTTGCCATGGTGTTTGCCCTGCTGATCGCCGCCATCGTCTGGAACCTCGGCACCTGGTATCTGGGCCTGCCCTCCTCCAGTTCCCACACCCTGGTCGGCTCGATTATCGGTGTCGGTCTCGCCAATCAGTTTCTGGCACCGGCGGGTTCGGCAACGAGTGGCGTCGACTGGTCGCAAGCGACCAATATTGGCCTGTCCCTGTTGATCTCACCGCTGATCGGCTTTGGCTTTTCCGCAATCCTGCTGTTGGCCATGAAACTGTTCGTGAAGAACAAGGCGCTTTACCAGGAGCCGAAAACCAATCAGCCGCCGCCGCTCTGGATCAGAGGCCTGCTGATCTTCACCTGCACCGGCGTCAGTTTTGCGCATGGATCGAACGACGGTCAGAAAGGCATGGGCCTGATCATGCTGATCCTGATCGGCCTGGTGCCGACCGCCTTCGCCCTCAACCGCACACCGGATGTGAATTATCTCGAAGCCTATAAATCCTCTTCGGCGCAGGTCGAGACCGCGCTCGGCAAATATATCAAGCCGGGTGTGTCGGTTGCAGATGCAAAAGCCACCGTCGCGGATGCCGTCAAGACCAAGACCTGGAACGAGACCACGACCTTCGCCCTCCAGCAATATATCCACGCGACAAGCGCGGAAGTCGCCGCTTTTCCAACCCTGGAAGCAGTCCCGAGCCATCTGGTGCAAAATATCAGAAACGATATCTATCTGATCGGTGAGGCCTTGAAGCTGATCGACAAGCAGAAGCTGCTACCGATGGAGGCAAGCGATCTTGCTGCCGTCAGCGCCTATCATAAGGCGGTCGACAATGCGACGAAGTTCATTCCGACCTGGGTGAAGGTTGCTGTCGCACTGGCGCTCGGCCTGGGAACGATGATCGGTTGGCGGCGCATCGTTGTCACTGTCGGCGAAAAGATCGGCAAGACCCATCTCACCTACGGCCAGGGTGCTGCTGCTGAAATCGTCGCCATGGTGACGATCGGGGCCGCCGACCATTTCGGCCTGCCGGTTTCGACAACCCATGTCCTGTCATCAGGTGTGGCTGGCACCATGACCGCCAACGGCTCGGGCCTTCAATGGTCCACGGTGCGCAATATGCTGATGGCCTGGGTCTTGACACTCCCTGCCTCGATTGCCATCGCCTTTGTGCTTTACGTGGTCCTGCGCCAAGTGTTTTGAAGCCACCCCAAACAGAGAGAGCCAGGCACCATTTCTGATGGTGACGGAATGCGACGCGGCAGATGTCCGCGTCGCATTGTGAGCGGTTGCGCGTGAAAATAATGGAACCAACAGCTGCGTATTCAGTTCGCTTTTGTACATCAACAAAATCGCGGAGAGAATATGCCAAAGCAACGGTCCCAAAACCAAGGCAAGAATGCGGCTGCAATCTCGAATGAGGCCACCATCCACGATCAGAAAATTGTGCGCGGCAAGGGTGGCGAGCTTCATCAGATCGCCGAAGGCGATGCGATTTTGACCACCGCACAAGGCGGACCGGTCGCAGACGATCAGAACTCCCTTCGCGTCGGTGATCGCGGCCCGCTTGTCGTTGACGACTTCCATTTCAGAGAGAAAATTTTCCACTTCGACCATGAGCGCATTCCAGAGCGCGTTGTTCATGCCCGCGGCTACGGTGCCCATGGCTACTTCGAAACCTACGAGTCCCTGGCGGACTATACGCGCGCCGACGTGTTCCAGCGGCCCGGTGAAAAAACCCCTGTTTTCGTTCGGTTTTCGACGGTAGCGGGAAACAAGGGCTCAGCCGACCTTGCCCGCGACGTACGCGGCTTTGCGGTGAAGATGTACACGAAGGAAGGCAACTGGGATCTGGTTGGCAACAACATTCCGGTGTTTTTCATTCAGGATGCCATCAAGTTTCCCGATCTTATCCACGCCGCGAAACAGGAGCCGGACCGGGCATTTCCCCAGGCACAGACCGCCCATGACAATTTTTGGGATTTCATTTCTCTGACGCCCGAGAGCATGAACATGATCATGTGGATCATGTCGGATCGGACAATCCCAAGATCATTGCGCTTTATGGAAGGTTTCGGCGTCCATACGTTCCGCCTCGTCAATGCCAATGACGAATCCACCTTCGTCAAGTTTCATTGGAAACCGAAGCTCGGTCTTCAGTCAGTGGCCTGGAATGAAGCGGTCAAAATCAATGGCGCCGATCCGGATTTCCATCGACGCGATCTGTGGCATTCAATCAAGTCTGGAAACTTTCCCGAATGGGAACTTCAGGTACAGCTGTTCGACCAGGAATTTGCCGACAGCTTTGATTTCGACGTGCTCGATCCGACAAAAATCATCCCGGAAGAAATCCTGCCTCCGAAGGCAATCGGTCGTCTGGTGCTGGATCGGATGCCCGACAATTTCTTTGCAGAGACCGAGCAAGTGGCATTCATGACCCAGAATGTTCCGCCGGGGATCGATTTCAGCAACGACCCTTTGCTGCAAGGCCGTAACTTCTCCTATCTCGACACCCAGCTGAAACGTCTGGGCGGACCGAACTTCACGCATCTGCCAATCAATGCACCAAAGTGTCCCTTCGCGAATTTCCAGCAGGATGGCCATATGGCGATGCGCAATCCGGTTGGTCGGGCGAATTATCAGCCCAATTCCTTCGGTGAGGGACCGCGGGAATCCCCGACCCGCGGCTATCGTCATTTCCCTGCCGAAGAACAGGGCGCCAAGGCACGCCTGCGCCCGGAAAGCTTCGCCGATCACTATAGCCAGGCTAGGCAATTCTATATCAGCCAGACCCCTCCGGAACAGCGCCACATTGCAGCCGCTCTCACGTTCGAGCTGAGCAAGGTGGAAATGCCTGTCATCCGGGAGCGGATGGTGGCGCATCTGATGAATATCGATGAAACGCTCGCCACGACCGTCGCGGAAAAACTGGGCTTCAAAACAATGCCCAAGCCGGCTGATGCGGCTGTGCCGACACGCGACGACCTTGAGCCGTCTCCTGCACTCAGCATCATCAAGCGCGGCCCCAAGCGCTTCGAAGGCCGCAAACTGGGTGTGTTGATCACCGATGGCGTCGACGTGAAGCTTCTCAAGGCGCTGACTGGCGCTGTCACCGCGGCAAAAGCCGACTTCGAGTTGATCGCGCCAAAGGTTGGCGGCGTGACCGGTTCCGATGGCACCTGGATCGAAGCGCATCATATGATCGATGGAGGACCATCTGTCCTATTTGACGCCGTAGCGCTTCTGACCTCAGATGCTGGCATGGCAGATCTTGTGAAGGAAGCAACGGCACGGGATTTCGTTGCCGATGCCTTCCAGCACTGCAAGTTCATCGGTTATACCCAAAGCGCCATGCCCCTTTTGGAGAAGGCTGGCATAACCGAAGATCTCGATGAAGGCACCATTGGTCTTCCAGGTGAAGATGGTCTTGCCGATTTCATCGAGAAGCTGGGCAAGCTTCGCGTCTGGGCGCGGGAGCCTTCTGTAAAGCTCGGGAAAGCATCCGTGCCTCTGGACGATTGATCGGAAAAAGTCCCATCTCCGCTCCCAAAATGAGCGTAACCGCTGATGTCAGCGGTTACGCCAAGCGAGAAACGGTTAGAATAACTTGGAAACCCATGATTGAGGGAGGTGCCACGAGATAAATCACAATCGCGCCTTGCAATCTCGACGCAGAACCCCACTTCTATCCTGATGTCAGCCATTGTAAGGGCACTGTCATTTTCTGGGCGGCACGCACCCTGGCCCCAATAAAGGAGGACAACATGTCTTCCGACACACCTTTCAAGTCAATCGACCCTTTCAAGCCAATTGGCAACGTGCGCCTCGGCCTGACACCAACGGCTTCACAAAGCGCTTGCCTAAAATCTTTCACGACCAAACCAGGTCTGCGCCGAAACGTCACTCGCTTTATGTTGGCTCCATCTGCGCAAGACATTCGCTTTGTCGGTCATGATGGCTTTCGATAAAACAGTTTCAGCCGCGCTACGGAACGGCCGGGTTTCAGCTCACAGTCTATAGATGCGGCGCCTCCATTTTTGGAATTGCGCAACACGGTTCATGCCGTGCCGAACCCGCTGTGCCAGCTTGCTATTCTGTTATGCCAGTTCAAGGAAGCCAGATCGATGTTTACCAGAACCAAGACACGCATCGTGCATTTTAAATGTCCCTTCACCCTTCCTGGCCTTGAGGGTACGCAGCCCGCCGGTGACTACCAGGTCAAGGATGATGAAGAACAGATTACTGGCATTTCCTGGCTCGCCTATCGGCGGGTGGCAACGCTGATCGAAATTGCCAAGGGATCGACAACAAGCCTTGTCGCCATCGACAATTTGGATCTGGACGCCGCCGTCGAGAAGGATCGGGCGACATCCATCACCGCAACTGGATAGCCACGCCAGGTTCAAGAGGAACCAGAAAGACGCGCACTGTTCACCCCATCGCAGGCTCCCAGTCCGGGAACGAGCCGGCAGTCAACCCACCGGCGACGGCGTTCTGAAGGGAACCTCTGATGATCAAGACCAAGCGTATCGCATTTATCGGCAATTCGCTTCCAAGGCAGTGCGGGATTGCCACCTTCACCACCGACCTCAGCCACGCCATGTCCAATCCGGCAGAGGGGATCGAGACCAGCATCATCGCGATGACCGATGACAAGCTGAACTATGCCTATCCGGCCAATGTGGTATTTGACATCCGCGATGGCGAGATCGAGGACTATGTGACTGCGGCGCGTATCCTGAACAATGGAGATTATCGGGCCGTCTCCTTGCAGCACGAGTTCGGCATCTTCGGTGGTCCGGACGGCGCCTTCATTCTCACGCTGCTGTCACACCTGCGAATTCCCGTCATCACGACATTTCACACCATCCTTGCCGAGCCGACACCATCCCAGAAACGGGTGTTGCAGCAAGTCGCCGGGGCATCGAGCCGTGTCGTGGTCATGGCAGAAAAGGGGCGGGAGTTTCTCGAAAATGTCTATGGCGTGGCCCCCGGCAAGATCGATGTCATCGCCCACGGCATTCCCGACAAACCCTTCCATGACCCGGAGCTTGCCAAAGGCAAGATGGGCTATAGCGGACGGCAGATCATTCTGACCTTTGGACTTCTCTCCCCCAACAAGGGTATCGAGGTGGTCATCGATGCCATGCCGGCCATTCTGAAGGTACAGCCCGACGCGCTGTATATTGTGCTTGGAGCGACACATCCCACGCTGCTGCGCCGGGAGAAGGAAGCGTATCGCGACAGCCTGCGCATCCGCGCCGAACAGCTCGGCATCGAACGATCCGTCGTCTTTCTCAATCAGTTCGTTGATGTGCCGACGCTCCTTGATTTCATCGCCATGTGCGATGTGTATGTGACGCCCTATCGTGATGAGGCGCAAATGACGTCTGGAACGCTCGCCTACAGTTTCGGCATGGGCAGCGCGGTGGTATCGACCCCTTATTGGCACGCCCGTGAGCTTCTAGACGACCATCGCGGCATCCTTGTCCCGTTCAGCGATGCGCAGGCGACTGGCGAGGCGATTGCACGATTGCTGGGTGACGATCAGGCGCGTCAGGCGATGCGCACGGCCGCCTACGCCACAGGCCGGTCGATGATCTGGTCGCACATCGCCTCGCTCTATCTGAAAAGCATCGAGACCGCGCGCGCAGCATACCGGCCGCGCCTGATCCGTGATCTCCTAACGCAAAGCATGACCCGCCCGCAGCAAGGCACCAGTTTGAAACTCGGCCATTTCAATACCATGTGCGACGATACCGGCATTTTCCAGCATGCCGTTTTCTCCGTGCCGGACCGTGCGCATGGCTACTGCGTGGATGACAATGCCCGCGCGCTGATCCTTGCCTGCCATCTGGCTGGCGCCGGAGAAACAGGCATCCGTGATAGCAGAACTGCCTCCTTCGCCAGTTTCATCCAGCATGCCTGGAATCCCGACCTGAAACAGTTTCGCAACTTCATGAGCTTTGATCGCCGGTGGCTGGAAGACAAAGGCTCCGAAGACAGCCATGGCCGAACGCTCTGGGCGCTCGGCATCTGCGCCTCCTCCGACAGCGACCGCCCGCGCCGCCACTGGGCAGCGGCCCTGTTTGCCAAGGCAGCCCCTGTGGTCGAACATTTCCATTCGCCACGGGCCTGGGCCTTCACTCTGATCGGCCTCGATGCCTATTGCAGGGTCACGCCAGAGGACGACGCGGCAGCACAGCTGCGCACAGTACTTGCTGAGCGTCTGATGAGGCTAGAACACCAGGTATCGACAGCCGACCGCCATTGGTTTGAAGAGGGGCTTTCCTATGAAAACGCCCGAATTCCGCAAGCCCTGATCGCCACAGGCATGGCAACCGGCTCGGACGAACTCATGGATACCGGCCTCAGAACGCTAGGCTGGCTCATGCAGCAGCAGACGGCTTCCGGTGGCCAGTTCAGGCCGGTCGGCACCGATGGCTTTTTCGATGTGGGCGAAGCGCCCAAGCTCTTCGACCAGCAGCCGGTGGAAGCGACAGCGACAATTTCCGCCTGCCTTGCCGCCTATGATGCTACCCGCGACAAAACATGGCTAGAGGCCGCCACACGTACCTTTACCTGGTTTACCGGCAGCAATGATCACGGGGTTTCCCTTGTCGATCCGGAAACCGGCAGTTGCCGGGACGGACTGCATCCGGATCGAGCCAACGAAAACCGCGGAGCGGAATCCGTCCTCTGCTACTTGATCTCCTGCTTTGAAGTTGGCCGGGCATCCCGCCTGACGCATGCCGCACCGAAGCTGGCGGAGCTTCAGCAGCTTTCTTAAGCACTCTTCCAGCGCCAATCAAAAAAGGATCAGCCTTGCCCAATTCAAGCCTCCTCAATCGGCAGGCCCTCTATCTCCGGCCTGATCCCACCCGTGTCATCGTCCGACCGTTCAAGCCATCGACGGAACCACGCCACCTGAACCCCCGTGACAAAAGCCGGGCCAATGAAATTGTCGACCGCGTCCTGTCTCTCGATCCGACCGGTACGACTAACCAGCTGCGAGACATTCTCGATAATTTCGAAGGCCGGCACCGTAACTTGCTGCGCAAGTTCGAGCTACGCGCCGATGCGATGGAGGACGCGTTCTCCCAGCATGAAAGCTTCAGTCAGCAGCAAAGACAGCTGGTCGGCGCGTATTTCATGAACGAGTATTCGTTTGAATCCGCAGCCCTGTTCAATCCGAGCATCGTTGCGCATCCCGACCAGACAGGCATGACGCAAGGGTGCTGCCGGGTGATCATCAGCCTGCGCGCGGTTGGGGAAGGACACATTTCCTCCATGACTTTCCGAACCGGCATGATCGATGCCGAAGGAGCCGTCACCATCGATCCGCCGGTTCGCCTCGCGGGTCTGCCACACATCCATGCCAGTGATGGCCTGTCACCGGCAGGCTGCATCGGCATCAGCTTCGATAGTGAAAGCGATCTCAGCGAACGTGTGATCTTTCCGGTCACGGAAGCTCAATCGAACGGGATAGAGGATGCCCGGTTCGTGGCTTTCGATGACGATGGCAAGACTGTCTATTTTGCCACCTACACGGCGTATAGTGGTTCCTCGATCCGCTCAGAACTTCTGGAAACCCAGGATTTCCTGAGTTTCACGCTGACGCCACTGCGCGGTCCGGCAGCCCGCAACAAGGGCATGGCGCTTTTTCCTCGGCGCATCAACGGGCGCTTTGCGATGATTGCGCGCCAGGACAGCGAAAATCTTTTTCTGCTGTATTCAGACGACCTGCATCACTGGGACGAGGGTCTTGTTCTGATGAAACCGGAATTCGCCTGGCAGTTTGTACAGATCGGCAATTGCGGATCGCCCGTCGAAATCGATGAGGGATGGCTGCTCTTTACCCATGGGGTCGGGCCGATGCGCCGCTATTCGATTGGCGTCACCCTTCTCGATAAGGAGGACCCCAGCATCATCCTGGCGCGCACGGTCGAGCCTTTGTTACAACCGGAACCAACCGAGCGTGAAGGCTATGTGCCCAATGTCGTCTATTCCTGCGGCGCCATGCGCCACGGTGACCTCATCGCCCTGCCCTATGCCGTGTCGGACACCTATTCAAACTTCAGCACCGTGCAGATCAGCGCGCTGTTGAGCTCAATGCACCCCGCCGGGCAGACGGGGTGACGATCACCAACAAGTCTCACCCTTTGACGGGCGTCAGACGCAACAGACGCCCCTCACTATCGTCTTCAATAACCCACACCGCCCCATCAGGGGCGACCGCGACATCGCGGATGCGCGCCTCCATATCGAAGCGATCCGCCTCTTCTGCTCCACCAGAAGCGTCGAATGTCACCCTAATCAAAGCCATGGATGCAAGGCCGCCAATCAGGGCCGAACCGCGCCATTGCGGAAACATCTGACCATTGTAGATCGCAAGCCCAGCCGGAGCGATCACCGGGTTCCAATAAAGAGCCGGGGCAATAAACTCCGGGCTCGTCGAATGGCGCGGTATCCGTGTACCGCTGTAATTGTCGCCATTTGACACCAACGGCCAGCCATAATTGCCATTGGCTTTTATCAGATTGAGCTCGTCGCCGCCGCGCGGTCCCATTTCATGCAGCCACAGTTTTCCATCGAGCCCGAAAGCAAGACCGTAGGGATTGCGATGACCGGTCGTGAAGGTTTGGGCTTTTACGCCGCCTTGATCCGCATGGGGGTTATCCGAGGGCGTCGAGCCATCCAGATTGAGCCGCAGAAGCTTGCCGCGCGCTTGATCGGGGTCCTGTGCCGTATCCGGGCGCATCCGGTCACCGACCGTCAAGTAAAGATGCGTGCCATCAGGATCAAAAGCAATAATGCCGCCGGATTGCCCGCCACCGCCCGCTGGCGTCTGGCGCCAAATCACCGTCATGTCTTCCAGCGATGCGCTTGTACCAGATGCGGCCAGCTTGGCGCGGGAGAGAACAAGACTGCTGCCGGACGCTCCCGGTTCCGAATACGTAAAATAGACCTCGCGGTTCTTTTGAAAGCCAGGTGAACTGGCGATGTCGAGAAGACCGTTCTGGCCTTCGGCGGCCACGGCGGGGACATTGGCAACCGGGGTTTTCCGCCCGTTTTGAAGCACAAGAAAGATCAGGCCCGGCTTTTCTGTTACCAGCATTCGACCGTCCGGCAAAAAGGCAATCGCCCATGGGGTGTCGAAGCGTGCGACCTCTTTAGCACTGAAGGGCTTGGTCGAGGAGACCTGATGATTGCCAGCATTGATGCTTTGTGCGTGGGCGGAGGTGATCAGAGCCGCCCAGACGATCATCACAGATAGAAACTTCATGTCTCCTCCCTATACAAAAACGAAGATGCCACCGCATCCTCGCCTTGAAGAAGGCATTGCAAATATCTCAGATGCGGCAGAGGCTTGAGATATTTGCAAAAGGAATACGAAATGCCATCTTAATGACTCTTCGTAGGATGTAGTGCGTTATGGTTTGGATTAAACCAGAAGGGTCCTAGTTTTCCGCGACGCAACGGTTTTCAATGCCCCCTAAGCCCTGCACTTCAACGCGCACGACGTCACCGGGCTTCAGAAATGTCTGCGTCGCAATTCCAACGTTTGATGGTGTCCCCGTGATAATGACGTCGCCAGGCTCCAATGTCATGACCGTCGATAAATAGACGATCTGGTCATAGATGTCGTAAATCATGTCGCTTGTCGATGAGCGCTGGCGCTCCTGTCCATTCAACGACAAGGTCAACGTCAGGTCATGCGGATCGGCAATTTCGTCATCCGTGGTGATCCAGGGGCCGATTGGGCCATGGGTATCGAATGATTTGCCCAATGTGTAGGTGGGCGAACGGAATTGCCAGTCGCGGGCAGTCACATCGTTTGCGACAAGATAGCCGGCGATCACACTCCGAGCATCTTCACGGCTCACATGGCGGCAACGTTTACCGATCACGAAACCAAGTTCTGCCTCGTAATCCACCATCTTTGAAACACCGGGCACGACGACGTCACCGTAAGGTCCGTTTATGCAACTGACCTGTTTATTAAACCACAATTGGCTCTCCGGAGTCTTGATACCCGCCGCAGCCGCTTCTTCGGCATGGGCCTGATAATTCATGCCGATGGCCAGGAATTTTTGTGGATCGGCGATCGGCGCTTCCAGCCGCACATCCGCAAGCAGGTAAGACGGCTCTGTGACCGCTTCCAGCGCTGTCCGTAGTCTCGGATAGGCCTCCAAAAGCAGGCGCATCGAATGGCCATATTCTGGAACAACGGCAGTCAGATCGACGATCCGCTGATTATCGACTTTGCCCAGACGGGTGACGCCGTCGATTGTGAATCTTGCCAATTTCATAAAAATATTCCCTGTCTAAGACGGCTCAACCGCGCGCATTGAATTGACTGAAACGGCAATACCGGGGCCGGAAAAGGCCACCATCTGCACCTTCGTGACTTCAAGAATGTCGAGATCGGCCATTCCATTGACGACATGGGCGCTGAGCGGCAATTGTTCGAATGTCGCCCGATGCCACGCCACGCTGCCTTTTGCCGTCCAGCGTTTGAAATCAAAGCCATCGAAATTGATATTGCTGACCCTGCCGCCAGTCTCGGGCGGTGCTGCTGCGGTGGTCACATAAGCAATATCGGCACCCTCCCGTCCGCCGGGACTGGTGCGTGGTACATATTTATAATACATCGACGGACCATTATCGGCACCGGGAAGTGCCGGCTCATTGCCAGCCTCAACCAGATCCGTCAGGGCGATATCGAAGAATTTAAAGCCCATCCAGGACGCAGAGCAGGTGGCGGTGCCTTGTGCCTTGTCGTGCTCGATTTCCGGAATGTCAGCAAACATCTTGGGAAAACCAAGCTCATCGCGCCCGGTCATGATGGCGTCAGGCGCGCCTTCCCACAGGACGGGGCAGAAGGTGCCTTCAAGCGTCTCGGTCTTGCCGCGATAGGTGACGGGAAAATCCACAACGACAATCCCGTAGCCGCGGCCCGCAAGCCAGTAGAGATTTTTGAACCATGCGCAAGAAACCGTCACCAGAGGCTCGCCGCGCAGTTCCATGCCCGGCGGAAGCAGTGCCTCGAGCTTTTCGGGCAATGTTCTGTAGGTAACGGCCATCCACTCGGCGTTCATTCGGCCTGTCTCCTCGGCCGCCCACATGCCGCCGCCGGGCTTTTGGCGCGGTCCAGGAGCTGGTCCGAAGGACAGTGGCATTCGATACCGGAATGCAGGATTTAATGTAAAACTCATTTTTTAACCTCTCCCAGCCAGCCAGGACGCCGGCACGACCGTTAAATACCAAGTCTCGACTATATTGACCACATCCAGACCCTGAGAAAACTTCGAATATCTCAAATCTATCAAAGACTTGAGATATTCAAGAGCGGAATACGAACTACCATTTTCAGTGATACTTCGCATAAATCTCAGCCAGAAAACGCCGAAACGGCCTTCCCTGAAAAAATCTAGATAGTCGGATCGAAAGCGATCCCCGGACGCAGGAACGAGGGAGTGGGTGGCGTGCCCCAGAGATTGAGCCAGCGACCCGCCAACCCCTCCGAAATATCCCAGCTGCGCGGTTCATAGGTTGCATCATTGTCGATCCGATCGAGTTCGATGGAGTTCTCGACCAGGCATCCATGCGGATCGGCATAATAGGTGAAGACATTGCCACCCGCACCGTGACGGCCCGGACCCCAAACCAGAGCGCGCTCCTTTCCGGCAAGATTGTCGGCGATCGTCTGAAGATCCTGGAGCGAATGCAAGTCGAAGGCATAGTGATGCAATCCGCTTTCGCCCGGCCCCATGGCGATGGTGTGATGGTAGCCATCTTCAGCACGGTACCAGCGCAAGGCACCGTCTTCCGTCATATCCGACAGCTTCAGACCC
This region includes:
- a CDS encoding acetoacetate decarboxylase family protein codes for the protein MSFTLNPAFRYRMPLSFGPAPGPRQKPGGGMWAAEETGRMNAEWMAVTYRTLPEKLEALLPPGMELRGEPLVTVSCAWFKNLYWLAGRGYGIVVVDFPVTYRGKTETLEGTFCPVLWEGAPDAIMTGRDELGFPKMFADIPEIEHDKAQGTATCSASWMGFKFFDIALTDLVEAGNEPALPGADNGPSMYYKYVPRTSPGGREGADIAYVTTAAAPPETGGRVSNINFDGFDFKRWTAKGSVAWHRATFEQLPLSAHVVNGMADLDILEVTKVQMVAFSGPGIAVSVNSMRAVEPS
- a CDS encoding PQQ-dependent sugar dehydrogenase, with protein sequence MKFLSVMIVWAALITSAHAQSINAGNHQVSSTKPFSAKEVARFDTPWAIAFLPDGRMLVTEKPGLIFLVLQNGRKTPVANVPAVAAEGQNGLLDIASSPGFQKNREVYFTYSEPGASGSSLVLSRAKLAASGTSASLEDMTVIWRQTPAGGGGQSGGIIAFDPDGTHLYLTVGDRMRPDTAQDPDQARGKLLRLNLDGSTPSDNPHADQGGVKAQTFTTGHRNPYGLAFGLDGKLWLHEMGPRGGDELNLIKANGNYGWPLVSNGDNYSGTRIPRHSTSPEFIAPALYWNPVIAPAGLAIYNGQMFPQWRGSALIGGLASMALIRVTFDASGGAEEADRFDMEARIRDVAVAPDGAVWVIEDDSEGRLLRLTPVKG
- a CDS encoding fumarylacetoacetate hydrolase family protein, with translation MKLARFTIDGVTRLGKVDNQRIVDLTAVVPEYGHSMRLLLEAYPRLRTALEAVTEPSYLLADVRLEAPIADPQKFLAIGMNYQAHAEEAAAAGIKTPESQLWFNKQVSCINGPYGDVVVPGVSKMVDYEAELGFVIGKRCRHVSREDARSVIAGYLVANDVTARDWQFRSPTYTLGKSFDTHGPIGPWITTDDEIADPHDLTLTLSLNGQERQRSSTSDMIYDIYDQIVYLSTVMTLEPGDVIITGTPSNVGIATQTFLKPGDVVRVEVQGLGGIENRCVAEN